From one bacterium genomic stretch:
- the kdsB gene encoding 3-deoxy-manno-octulosonate cytidylyltransferase produces MPGTRCLGVIPARIGSERLPRKPLVPVAGKPLIEWVWRAVAAIPVLDTVVIATDSEEVAETARGFGAVAVLTASHHPSGTDRVAEVAARPEYRDYDVVVNVQGDEPLITADQVAGAVRMVREGWDVGTVATPVRSIEVWRNPAVVKVVRGLDGGALYFSRAPIPHCRDGEPSAAALATTRFLRHVGVYAYTPAALERWVALPPGELEQLERLEQLRPLAAGLRIGVAIVDAAHGGVDTPEDVLEVERILGAEASPSRARI; encoded by the coding sequence ATGCCCGGCACGCGTTGCCTCGGCGTGATCCCCGCGCGCATCGGCTCCGAGCGCTTGCCGCGCAAGCCGCTCGTGCCGGTGGCGGGGAAGCCCCTCATCGAGTGGGTCTGGCGGGCAGTGGCCGCGATCCCTGTCCTGGACACGGTCGTCATCGCGACGGACAGCGAAGAGGTCGCCGAGACGGCCCGGGGGTTCGGCGCGGTCGCGGTCCTGACGGCGTCGCACCACCCCTCCGGCACGGACCGCGTGGCCGAGGTGGCGGCCAGGCCGGAGTACCGGGACTACGATGTCGTCGTCAACGTCCAGGGCGACGAGCCGCTGATCACCGCCGACCAGGTGGCCGGCGCGGTCCGCATGGTGCGGGAGGGCTGGGACGTGGGCACGGTGGCGACGCCGGTCCGTTCCATCGAGGTCTGGCGGAACCCTGCCGTCGTCAAGGTGGTCCGTGGTCTGGATGGCGGCGCCCTCTACTTCTCACGGGCGCCGATTCCGCATTGCAGGGACGGCGAGCCCAGCGCTGCCGCTCTCGCGACCACGCGGTTCCTGAGGCACGTGGGCGTCTACGCGTATACACCGGCCGCGTTGGAACGCTGGGTCGCGCTCCCGCCCGGCGAGCTCGAGCAGTTGGAGCGCCTGGAGCAGTTGCGGCCGCTCGCGGCGGGATTGCGCATCGGGGTGGCGATCGTCGACGCCGCACACGGCGGTGTGGATACGCCGGAGGACGTCCTGGAAGTCGAGCGGATACTGGGGGCAGAGGCGAGTCCTTCACGAGCGAGGATCTAG
- the mqnC gene encoding dehypoxanthine futalosine cyclase — protein MVNRRPGEAVARGARRLSLPILDTVAPRRREPTPEGSAGSWRKTPRPVYEPAPIASRPYADQIAEWLDVLETTPLLELGARADAVRRERHPEGIVTYIVDRNINYTNLCVTDCRFCAFYRRPKDAEAYVLSYEEIGRKIDEAKELGAVQILIQGGHNPYLPLDWYLELLRYIKEHHPIHVHGFSASEIDLIARVSKRPFHEVLRELHEAGLDSMPGAGAEILVDAVRDFIAPKKIDASYWFEIHEAAHEIGLHTTATMMYGVGESWADRIEHLVKLRASQQRSLARGKGRYTAFIAWSFQPLHTEMQDWDIPLGTGMDYLRITALSRLVLDNFDNLQVSYVTQGPKMAQIALRFGANDFGSLMIEENVVSAAGIDFIMPEAEMRRLITDAGFQPARRYQDYTLVREGDDGCPCCKRDGRASLAAGGVSGDA, from the coding sequence ATGGTGAACCGACGACCGGGTGAGGCGGTGGCGCGCGGAGCGCGTCGTCTGTCGCTACCCATCCTGGACACCGTGGCCCCGCGGCGCCGGGAGCCGACGCCGGAGGGTTCGGCCGGATCGTGGAGGAAGACGCCACGCCCCGTCTACGAGCCCGCTCCCATCGCGTCCCGGCCGTACGCGGACCAGATCGCCGAGTGGCTGGACGTGCTGGAGACCACGCCGCTTCTCGAGCTCGGAGCGCGGGCCGATGCGGTGCGACGGGAACGGCACCCGGAAGGCATCGTCACGTACATCGTGGACCGCAACATCAATTACACGAACCTGTGCGTCACGGACTGCCGCTTCTGCGCCTTCTACCGCAGGCCGAAGGACGCGGAGGCGTACGTCCTGAGCTACGAGGAGATCGGTCGGAAGATCGATGAGGCCAAGGAGCTGGGCGCGGTCCAGATCCTGATCCAGGGCGGCCACAACCCGTACCTCCCGCTGGACTGGTACCTGGAGCTGCTCCGGTACATCAAGGAGCACCACCCGATCCACGTGCACGGGTTCAGCGCGTCCGAGATCGACCTGATCGCGCGGGTGAGCAAGCGCCCGTTCCATGAAGTGCTCCGCGAGCTCCACGAGGCCGGCCTGGACTCGATGCCAGGGGCCGGCGCGGAGATCCTGGTGGACGCGGTGCGGGACTTCATTGCACCGAAGAAGATCGACGCGAGCTACTGGTTCGAGATCCACGAGGCGGCGCACGAGATCGGGCTGCACACGACCGCGACCATGATGTACGGCGTGGGCGAGAGCTGGGCGGACCGCATCGAGCACCTCGTCAAGCTCCGGGCGTCGCAGCAGCGCAGTCTGGCGCGCGGGAAGGGGCGGTACACGGCGTTCATCGCCTGGTCCTTCCAGCCGCTGCACACGGAGATGCAGGACTGGGACATCCCGCTGGGGACCGGGATGGATTACCTGCGCATCACGGCGCTGTCGCGCCTCGTGCTGGACAACTTCGACAACCTCCAGGTCTCGTACGTCACGCAGGGCCCGAAGATGGCGCAGATCGCGTTGCGTTTCGGCGCGAACGACTTCGGGTCGTTGATGATCGAGGAGAACGTGGTCAGCGCGGCCGGCATCGACTTCATCATGCCGGAGGCGGAGATGCGGCGGCTGATCACGGATGCGGGTTTCCAGCCTGCACGCCGGTACCAGGATTATACGCTGGTCCGCGAGGGCGACGATGGCTGTCCGTGCTGTAAGCGTGACGGCAGGGCCTCTCTCGCCGCGGGTGGGGTGAGCGGAGATGCGTAA
- the pyrG gene encoding CTP synthetase (CTP synthase; cytidine triphosphate synthetase; catalyzes the ATP-dependent amination of UTP to CTP with either L-glutamine or ammonia as the source of nitrogen; in Escherichia coli this enzyme forms a homotetramer) codes for MEGQVRQPTKYIFVTGGVVSSLGKGIAAASLGRLLVARGLRVTIQKFDPYINVDPGTLSPFQHGEVFVTDDGAETDLDLGHYERFIDESLSQANNITTGRIYQNVITKERRGDYLGATVQVIPHITDEIKAAIRRLAPNHDVVITEVGGTVGDIESLPFLEAIRQFRQEVGRENAIFVHVTLIPFIAAAGELKTKPTQHSVRELMEIGIQPDILICRTEHPLSNELKRKIALFTNVDVAGVIEAIDAETIYEVPLMFHQQKLDELVVSKLGLETPPPDLEGWRAMVDRIKSPRNGSVRIAVVGKYTALVDAYKSVQEALVHGGIANDVRVEVDWLSSESFENGEGLDRLAQYDGLLIPGGFGERGVEGMVRAIEWARVNRLPFFGICLGLQCAVIAYARYVCGLEESHSVEFSRDTKDPVICLMDSQRQVTDMGGTMRLGAYPCRLKPGTKAHQVYGVLEISERHRHRYEVNNAYRDILEEHGFVFSGLSPDGELVEIIELPDHPWFIGCQFHPELKSRPMRPHPLFASFIRAAMERRGLVVPEGEVQTRQEAEVGS; via the coding sequence ATGGAAGGCCAGGTGCGTCAGCCAACCAAGTACATCTTCGTGACCGGCGGCGTCGTCTCCTCTCTGGGCAAGGGGATCGCCGCCGCGTCGCTTGGAAGGTTGCTGGTCGCCCGTGGACTGCGCGTCACGATCCAGAAGTTCGACCCGTACATCAACGTCGATCCGGGCACGCTCTCGCCGTTCCAGCACGGCGAGGTGTTCGTCACGGATGATGGGGCGGAGACGGACCTGGACCTCGGCCATTACGAGCGGTTCATCGACGAATCGCTCTCCCAGGCCAACAACATCACGACCGGCCGGATCTACCAGAACGTCATCACGAAGGAGCGGCGTGGCGACTACCTGGGCGCCACGGTCCAGGTGATCCCGCACATCACGGACGAGATCAAGGCGGCGATCCGCCGGCTCGCGCCGAACCACGACGTGGTGATCACGGAGGTCGGCGGCACGGTCGGCGACATCGAGTCGTTGCCGTTCCTCGAGGCGATCCGCCAGTTCCGGCAGGAGGTGGGCCGGGAGAACGCGATCTTCGTGCACGTGACGCTGATCCCGTTCATCGCGGCGGCGGGGGAGCTGAAGACCAAGCCGACGCAGCACTCCGTGCGGGAGTTGATGGAGATCGGGATCCAACCGGACATCCTGATCTGCCGTACCGAACACCCCTTGTCGAACGAGTTGAAGCGGAAGATCGCGCTCTTCACCAACGTGGATGTGGCGGGCGTCATCGAGGCGATCGATGCGGAGACGATCTACGAGGTCCCGCTCATGTTCCACCAGCAGAAGCTGGACGAGCTTGTGGTGAGCAAGCTCGGGCTGGAGACGCCGCCGCCCGACCTCGAAGGGTGGCGGGCGATGGTGGATCGGATCAAGTCGCCGCGCAACGGATCGGTGCGCATTGCGGTGGTCGGCAAGTACACGGCCCTGGTGGACGCGTACAAGTCCGTGCAGGAGGCGCTGGTCCACGGCGGGATCGCGAACGACGTGCGCGTCGAGGTGGACTGGCTCTCGAGCGAATCGTTCGAGAACGGCGAGGGCCTGGACCGGCTCGCTCAGTACGACGGGTTGCTCATCCCGGGCGGGTTCGGCGAGCGGGGCGTGGAAGGCATGGTGCGCGCGATCGAGTGGGCGCGCGTCAACCGGCTGCCGTTCTTCGGGATCTGCCTCGGGCTGCAGTGCGCGGTGATCGCGTACGCGCGCTACGTCTGCGGCCTCGAGGAATCGCACTCCGTGGAGTTCAGTCGCGACACCAAGGATCCGGTGATCTGCCTGATGGACTCGCAGCGGCAGGTCACCGACATGGGTGGGACGATGCGGCTGGGCGCCTACCCGTGCCGGTTGAAGCCCGGCACCAAGGCTCACCAGGTCTACGGTGTGCTGGAGATCAGCGAGCGTCACCGGCACCGCTATGAGGTGAACAACGCGTACCGCGACATCTTGGAGGAGCACGGCTTCGTCTTCAGCGGGTTGTCCCCGGACGGCGAGCTCGTGGAGATCATCGAGCTGCCGGACCACCCGTGGTTCATCGGCTGTCAGTTCCATCCGGAACTGAAGTCGAGGCCGATGCGGCCGCACCCGTTGTTCGCGTCGTTCATCCGCGCCGCCATGGAGCGCCGCGGCCTGGTGGTGCCGGAGGGCGAGGTCCAGACGCGGCAGGAGGCGGAGGTCGGGAGCTGA
- the fabF gene encoding beta-ketoacyl-[acyl-carrier-protein] synthase II, with the protein MQTRNRWGHRVVVTGVGLVTPVGNDVPTTWNALLEGKSGAGPITQFDVTEDFDVRFACEVKGFDPEQYLDRKEVRRTDRFAQFALAVAQQAVEDAGLTGQFDRLNRDRIGVIIGSGIGGIRTFEEQARIMLERGPQRISPFFVPMFIADIASGLVSMRYGLRGPNFATVSACASSAHAVATAFRIVQRGEADMVIAGGAEATVTPLTMAGFSAMKALSRRNEDPQRASRPFDAERDGFVLGEGAGALVVESLESALDRGANILGEIIGVGQTADAYHLTAPAPEGAGAQLAMRAALEDAGCVPEDVDYINAHGTSTPANDLNETLAVKAVFGDHAYRLIMGSTKSMTGHLLGAAGAVEAIISLLVCANGEIPPTINFSTPDPECDLDYAHNRRVKRDVEVALSNSFGFGGHNVCIAVRRWSGD; encoded by the coding sequence ATGCAAACGCGCAACCGATGGGGGCACCGCGTCGTCGTCACCGGCGTTGGGCTGGTCACGCCCGTGGGCAACGATGTGCCCACCACGTGGAACGCTTTGCTCGAGGGCAAGAGCGGGGCGGGGCCGATCACGCAGTTCGACGTGACCGAGGACTTCGACGTCCGCTTCGCGTGCGAGGTGAAGGGCTTCGACCCGGAGCAGTACCTCGACCGGAAGGAGGTACGGCGCACCGATCGGTTCGCGCAGTTCGCCCTGGCCGTCGCCCAGCAGGCCGTTGAAGACGCCGGCCTCACCGGCCAGTTCGATCGCCTGAACCGTGATCGGATCGGCGTGATCATCGGGAGCGGGATCGGTGGGATCCGTACGTTCGAGGAACAGGCGCGCATCATGCTGGAGCGCGGGCCGCAGCGGATCAGCCCGTTCTTCGTTCCCATGTTCATTGCCGACATCGCCTCGGGGCTCGTGTCCATGCGCTACGGCCTCCGCGGCCCCAACTTCGCGACGGTCTCGGCCTGCGCGTCGAGCGCCCATGCGGTGGCCACTGCGTTCCGCATCGTGCAGCGAGGCGAGGCGGACATGGTCATCGCGGGCGGCGCGGAAGCGACCGTGACGCCGCTGACGATGGCGGGCTTCTCCGCCATGAAGGCGCTCTCTCGGCGCAACGAAGATCCGCAGCGGGCGAGCCGGCCGTTCGACGCCGAACGGGACGGATTCGTGCTGGGCGAGGGGGCCGGCGCGCTGGTCGTCGAGTCGCTCGAGAGCGCGCTGGATCGCGGGGCGAACATCCTCGGTGAGATCATCGGCGTCGGTCAGACGGCGGACGCCTATCACCTGACGGCTCCGGCGCCGGAAGGCGCGGGCGCGCAGCTCGCGATGCGGGCGGCGCTCGAGGATGCCGGCTGTGTGCCGGAGGACGTGGACTACATCAACGCCCACGGCACCTCCACGCCGGCCAACGACTTGAACGAAACGCTGGCCGTCAAGGCGGTGTTCGGGGATCACGCCTACCGGCTCATCATGGGGTCCACCAAGTCCATGACGGGCCACCTGCTGGGCGCCGCCGGCGCCGTGGAGGCGATCATCAGCCTCCTCGTCTGCGCGAACGGCGAGATCCCGCCCACCATCAACTTCTCGACCCCCGACCCGGAGTGCGACCTCGACTACGCCCACAACCGGCGGGTGAAGCGCGATGTCGAGGTGGCGCTGAGCAATTCCTTCGGCTTCGGCGGCCACAACGTCTGCATCGCCGTCCGTCGCTGGTCCGGGGACTAG
- the purE gene encoding 5-(carboxyamino)imidazole ribonucleotide mutase → MRKVLILMGSESDRERMEQAVPILRDAGVECDVEVSSAHRQPDRTAELARTAEEKGYGVIICGAGLSAALPGVVAAHTRLPVIGVPLSAGTLGGLDALLSVAQMPPGVPVACVGIDNARNAAHLALRILRLLDER, encoded by the coding sequence ATGCGTAAGGTCTTGATCCTGATGGGTTCGGAGTCGGACCGGGAGCGGATGGAGCAGGCGGTCCCGATCCTACGCGATGCGGGGGTGGAGTGTGACGTCGAGGTGTCGAGCGCGCATCGCCAGCCGGATCGGACGGCGGAGCTCGCCCGGACCGCAGAGGAGAAAGGCTACGGCGTGATCATCTGTGGCGCGGGCCTGTCCGCCGCGCTCCCCGGGGTGGTCGCCGCGCACACGCGGCTGCCGGTGATCGGCGTCCCGCTCTCGGCGGGCACGCTCGGCGGGCTGGATGCCTTGCTCTCGGTGGCGCAGATGCCGCCCGGTGTCCCGGTCGCCTGTGTGGGGATCGACAACGCCCGCAATGCGGCGCACCTCGCCCTGCGGATCCTGCGGCTGCTGGACGAGCGGTAG
- a CDS encoding acyl carrier protein yields MSDSIEAKVKEIIINELGVEPEKVTPEASFVEDLGADSLDTVELVMAFEEEFGIEIPDEEAEQLQTVGDAIRYLKEHKGASE; encoded by the coding sequence ATGTCGGACAGCATCGAGGCGAAGGTCAAGGAGATCATTATCAACGAGCTGGGGGTGGAGCCCGAGAAGGTGACGCCCGAAGCGTCCTTCGTCGAGGATCTCGGCGCTGATTCGCTGGATACGGTGGAGCTGGTCATGGCGTTCGAGGAGGAGTTCGGCATCGAGATCCCGGATGAGGAGGCCGAGCAGCTCCAGACCGTCGGCGACGCGATCCGTTACTTGAAGGAGCACAAGGGCGCGAGCGAGTGA
- a CDS encoding 2-C-methyl-D-erythritol 2,4-cyclodiphosphate synthase, with translation MRVGIGYDSHRFAPGRRLVLGGIEIPSERGLSGHSDADVVAHAITDALLGAAALGDIGTHFPPSDPRWKDADSLELLAQVRRWLTERGYRVGNVDVTIVCEAPRLGPFIAEMRARLAATLEIETERISIKAKTNEGMGWIGRGEGVAALAVAVLHVRGG, from the coding sequence ATGAGAGTCGGCATCGGCTACGATTCCCACCGCTTCGCGCCGGGGCGGCGCCTGGTGCTCGGCGGCATCGAGATCCCGTCGGAGCGAGGCCTGAGCGGCCACTCCGATGCGGACGTCGTCGCGCACGCGATCACGGACGCGCTGTTGGGCGCGGCCGCGCTGGGCGACATCGGCACGCATTTTCCGCCGTCCGACCCCAGGTGGAAGGATGCGGATTCGCTGGAGCTCCTGGCCCAGGTGCGTCGCTGGCTGACGGAGCGGGGATACCGCGTCGGCAACGTCGATGTGACCATCGTGTGCGAGGCGCCGCGGCTCGGCCCGTTCATCGCCGAGATGCGCGCCCGGCTGGCCGCCACGCTCGAGATCGAGACAGAGCGCATCTCCATCAAGGCGAAGACGAACGAGGGAATGGGGTGGATCGGCCGGGGCGAGGGTGTGGCGGCGCTGGCCGTCGCCGTACTGCACGTCCGGGGGGGCTGA
- the xerD gene encoding site-specific tyrosine recombinase XerD — MVRPPRLPRRCRGAQLAGDPGHVRAHERGAALDRRGPGHPHRGLVVEDATAARLSAAFHIPQFLDYLAFERGLSPRTLEAYGRDIARLAEFLAARGIRGPREVAASDLREFVYHLKDQGLQPTSIRRNLSAVRTYFAFLLGEGVVLTDPSERLEPPRTWRRLPTVLTRQEVERLLEAPDPTDRLYWRDRAILEFAYASGVRVSELTALRLKDLALDEGFATVLGKGSKERIVPLGRSAVRALNVYLRELRPTLDRGAGAGRVFLNARGRPLSRMGVWTILKEHARRAGIEKRVTPHTLRHTFATHLLEGGADLAAVQEMLGHADISTTQIYTHVDREYLRDVHRRFHPRA; from the coding sequence ATGGTACGGCCTCCTCGTCTACCTCGGCGCTGCCGCGGGGCGCAACTGGCAGGCGATCCTGGACACGTTCGAGCGCACGAGCGCGGTGCTGCTCTGGATCGCCGCGGTCCTGGTCACCCTCATCGTGGTCTGGTGGTGGAAGACGCGACGGCAGCGCGGCTGAGCGCCGCGTTCCACATCCCGCAGTTCCTCGACTACCTCGCCTTCGAGCGCGGCCTCTCGCCGCGCACGCTGGAGGCGTACGGCCGCGACATCGCGCGCCTCGCCGAGTTCCTCGCGGCGCGCGGGATCCGTGGCCCCCGCGAAGTGGCGGCCAGCGATCTGCGGGAGTTCGTCTATCACCTCAAGGACCAGGGCCTCCAGCCCACGTCCATCCGGCGCAACCTCTCCGCCGTCCGGACGTACTTCGCGTTCCTGCTCGGGGAGGGGGTCGTGCTGACGGACCCGAGCGAGCGCCTGGAGCCACCCCGGACGTGGCGGCGGCTGCCGACGGTGCTGACCCGGCAGGAGGTGGAACGCCTGCTGGAGGCGCCGGACCCCACGGACCGGCTCTACTGGCGCGACCGCGCGATCCTGGAGTTCGCCTATGCCTCCGGGGTGCGCGTGAGTGAACTGACGGCGCTCCGGCTGAAGGACCTGGCGCTGGACGAGGGGTTCGCGACCGTGCTGGGCAAGGGGTCGAAGGAGCGTATCGTCCCTCTGGGCCGCAGCGCCGTCCGGGCGCTGAACGTGTACCTGCGGGAGTTGCGGCCGACGCTGGACCGGGGGGCGGGAGCGGGGCGCGTGTTCCTGAACGCCCGCGGGAGGCCGTTGTCGCGCATGGGCGTGTGGACGATCCTCAAGGAGCACGCACGGCGAGCCGGCATCGAGAAGCGGGTGACCCCGCACACGCTGCGGCACACCTTCGCCACGCACTTGCTGGAGGGCGGCGCGGACCTGGCCGCCGTCCAGGAGATGCTCGGCCACGCGGACATCTCGACCACCCAGATCTACACCCACGTGGACCGCGAGTACCTGCGCGACGTTCACCGGCGCTTCCATCCCCGGGCGTAG
- a CDS encoding aminofutalosine synthase MqnE — protein sequence MPVTISEELRVQPTDPRLIPIAERVLAGERLSREDGITLFESNDLLAIGALADLVNRRKNGDRVFFVANQHINPTNICILRATCVFCSFARRPKEEGAYTMTLDEVFAEADQIRETPIREFHIVGGLHPKLRLQYYEDLIRGLKERHPGVEIKALTAVEIAHLARIEKTSIEEVLLRLRAAGLDSIPGGGAEVFSPGVRSTIAARKLAAEEWLEVHRTAHRLGIPSNCTMLYGHVETYADRVDHLLMLRELQDETGGFLTYIPLAYHPDNNELGARLGRQGTATTGFDDLKNLAIGRLFLDNIPHIKTHWVMNTPKVSQVALHFGVDDLEGTVVRERIYHDAGAKTPQGLTFAEIVRLIKDAGKRPVERDALYREVREW from the coding sequence ATGCCCGTGACCATATCCGAGGAGCTGAGAGTCCAGCCCACGGATCCCCGGTTGATCCCGATCGCGGAGCGGGTTCTCGCCGGGGAGCGCCTGAGCCGTGAGGATGGCATCACGCTCTTCGAGTCGAACGACCTGCTGGCGATCGGCGCGCTGGCGGACCTCGTCAACCGCCGCAAGAACGGCGATCGGGTCTTCTTCGTCGCCAACCAGCACATCAATCCGACGAACATCTGCATCCTCCGGGCGACGTGCGTTTTCTGCTCGTTCGCCCGTAGGCCCAAAGAGGAAGGCGCCTACACAATGACGCTCGACGAGGTGTTCGCGGAGGCGGACCAGATCCGCGAGACGCCGATCCGCGAATTCCACATCGTCGGCGGCCTCCATCCCAAACTCCGTCTGCAGTACTACGAGGATCTGATCCGCGGACTCAAGGAGCGCCATCCCGGTGTCGAGATCAAGGCGCTGACCGCCGTCGAGATCGCACACCTGGCGCGGATCGAGAAGACCTCGATCGAGGAGGTGTTGCTGCGCTTGCGCGCCGCCGGCCTCGATTCGATCCCCGGAGGCGGTGCGGAGGTCTTCAGTCCCGGCGTGCGGAGCACGATCGCGGCGCGGAAGCTCGCGGCGGAGGAGTGGTTGGAGGTGCACCGCACAGCGCACAGGCTGGGCATCCCGAGCAACTGCACGATGCTCTACGGCCACGTGGAGACATACGCCGACCGGGTGGACCACCTTCTCATGCTGCGGGAGCTGCAGGACGAGACGGGCGGCTTCCTGACGTACATCCCGCTGGCCTACCATCCGGACAACAACGAGCTCGGCGCCCGGCTGGGCCGGCAGGGGACGGCGACGACCGGGTTCGACGACTTGAAGAACCTGGCCATCGGCCGCCTGTTCCTCGACAACATCCCGCACATCAAGACGCACTGGGTGATGAACACGCCCAAGGTCAGTCAGGTCGCGCTGCACTTCGGCGTGGACGACCTCGAGGGGACCGTCGTCCGCGAGAGGATCTACCACGACGCCGGTGCGAAGACGCCCCAGGGCCTCACCTTCGCGGAGATCGTGCGGCTGATCAAGGATGCCGGCAAGCGGCCGGTCGAGCGCGACGCTCTCTACCGGGAGGTGCGGGAATGGTGA
- a CDS encoding anthranilate/aminodeoxychorismate synthase component II (TrpG; with TrpE catalyzes the formation of anthranilate and glutamate from chorismate and glutamine; TrpG provides the glutamine amidotransferase activity): MVLVIDNYDSFTWNLVQLLGELGAEPVVRRNDEVDLDGIAALAPERIVISPGPCTPAEAGISVECIRRFAGEVPILGVCLGHQAIGAAFGAKVVRARRVLHGKLSPVAHRGGDLFRGLPSPFLATRYHSLIVDPATLPPELEVTAWTDEPGWEDEILALRHRTLPVWGVQFHPESIASEGGRTILANFLELR; this comes from the coding sequence ATGGTCCTCGTCATCGACAATTACGACTCGTTCACCTGGAACCTCGTCCAGCTCCTCGGGGAGCTGGGCGCGGAGCCCGTCGTTCGGCGGAACGACGAGGTGGACCTCGACGGTATCGCTGCGCTGGCGCCCGAGCGCATCGTGATCTCGCCGGGGCCGTGCACGCCGGCGGAGGCGGGGATCAGCGTGGAATGCATACGCCGGTTTGCCGGCGAGGTCCCCATCCTCGGCGTGTGTCTGGGCCACCAGGCGATCGGGGCGGCGTTCGGCGCGAAGGTCGTGCGCGCGCGGCGGGTGCTCCACGGCAAGCTCTCACCCGTCGCACACCGCGGCGGGGACCTCTTCCGTGGGCTCCCCTCACCCTTCCTGGCCACCCGGTACCACTCGCTCATCGTAGACCCGGCGACGCTGCCGCCCGAGCTCGAAGTGACGGCCTGGACCGACGAGCCGGGTTGGGAGGACGAGATCCTCGCGCTCCGGCATCGAACCCTGCCCGTCTGGGGAGTGCAGTTCCACCCGGAATCGATCGCCAGCGAGGGCGGGCGGACCATTCTCGCCAACTTCCTCGAGCTCCGGTGA